GCATAGGCTGGCGTCCCCATAAAGACGACCCGGACAGGCAAATTGGGTGTCGGCAAGGAGACTCCCGCTTCTAATGAACGGCGTTGCTTTGGAGCGGCGCAGTTTGACGTTTCAGGATGGAATCCACTTTGGCGATCAACACCTCGATGGCCATCTGGTTCATACCGCCCTCCGGCAACACAATGTTGGCGTGTTTCTTGCTGGGAGCGACGAATTCATTGTGCATCGGCCGGACGCTGTTCAGGTACTGGTCGATGACCGTTTCCAGGTGTCGACCGCGCTCCGCCACGTCCCGCTTGATGCGGCGCAGCACCCGCAGATCTGCGTCGGTGTCGACAAAGATTCGAAGGTCCATCAGGGCCCGCAGTGCAGGATCTGCGAAGATCAGAATGCCTTCGACCAGAATCACTGGACGCGGTTCGATCGCGACGGTTTCCTCCGTGCGCCGATGGGTCTTGAAGTCATACTTGGGCGCCGCAATGGTTCGGCGTTCCAGCAAGGCCTTCAGGTGTTCGATGAAGAGGTCGTTGTCGAGAGAATCCGGATGGTCGAAATTGACTTGACTGCGTTCCTCAAACGAGAGGTGCGCCAGGTCGTGATAATAGTTGTCGTGCAGCAAGTGGGCGACGTGGGTGGTTCCCGCGCGTTCCAGGATATTCCGCGCGACGGTGGTTTTGCCTGAGCCGGACCCACCCGCCACGCCAATGACAAAGGGCTTACGCACGGGTCGTGTCACCCTGTCCGCCTGCTGGAA
The genomic region above belongs to Candidatus Sericytochromatia bacterium and contains:
- the udk gene encoding uridine kinase, producing the protein MRKPFVIGVAGGSGSGKTTVARNILERAGTTHVAHLLHDNYYHDLAHLSFEERSQVNFDHPDSLDNDLFIEHLKALLERRTIAAPKYDFKTHRRTEETVAIEPRPVILVEGILIFADPALRALMDLRIFVDTDADLRVLRRIKRDVAERGRHLETVIDQYLNSVRPMHNEFVAPSKKHANIVLPEGGMNQMAIEVLIAKVDSILKRQTAPLQSNAVH